The following are encoded in a window of Oncorhynchus mykiss isolate Arlee chromosome 31, USDA_OmykA_1.1, whole genome shotgun sequence genomic DNA:
- the LOC110504428 gene encoding protocadherin gamma-A12-like, with amino-acid sequence MQISAKDGLGLASSSTLIIEITDINDNAPVIYLQSLTNPIPENASPGTEVGIINVQDRDSENNRQVRCSIQQNLPFKLVPSIKNYYSLVTTGELDRELVSDYNITITATDEGSPPLSSSKSVQLSVADVNDNPPVFEEQSYKAHVTENNKPGVSVCTVTARDPDWRQNGTVIYSILPSEVNGVPVSSFLSVNGDTGVIHAVRSFDYEQFRSFKVHVVARDNGSPPLSSNVTVSMFITDVNDNSPQILYPAPEGKSFMTELVPKAAHGGSLVSKVIAVDADSGQNAWLSYHIFKSTDTGLFTIGLHSGEIRTQRDISESDSMKQNLIVSVKDNGQPSLSATCTIYLVISDNLAEVPELKDVSYDESNSKLTSYLIIALVSVSTFFITFIIVILAVRFCRRRKPRLLFDGAVAIPSAYLPPNYAEVDGAGTLRSTYNYDAYLTTGSRTSDFKFVTSYNDNTLPADQTLRKIPTDFADDLEDSDVSPKVGLYR; translated from the coding sequence ATGCAGATCAGCGCAAAGGACGGTTTAGGATTAGCATCTTCCTCTACGTTGATAATAGAAATCACTGATATTAATGACAACGCCCCTGTGATATATCTACAATCTCTGACTAACCCCATACCTGAGAACGCGTCACCTGGTACAGAGGTGGGCATCATTAACGTGCAGGATAGAGACTCTGAGAATAACCGACAGGTTCGCTGCTCCATTCAGCAAAACCTTCCCTTCAAGCTGGTGCCATCCATCAAAAACTACTATTCTCTGGTGACCACGGGCGAACTGGACCGTGAACTAGTGTCTGATTACAACATTACAATCACTGCCACCGACGAGGGCTCTccacctctgtcctcctctaAAAGTGTTCAGTTATCTGTAGCTGACGTCAACGACAACCCACCTGTGTTTGAGGAACAGTCCTATAAAGCCCACGTGACTGAAAATAACAAAcccggtgtgtctgtgtgtaccgtTACAGCACGAGACCCAGACTGGAGACAGAACGGGACAGTGATTTATTCTATCTTACCTAGTGAGGTGAACGGTGTACCGGTGTCCTCGTTTTTATCCGTTAATGGAGACACGGGGGTGATCCACGCTGTGAGGTCGTTTGATTATGAACAGTTCAGGAGTTTTAAAGTCCACGTGGTGGCCAGAGACAACGGTTCTCCTCCGCTCAGCAGCAATGTCACGGTCAGTATGTTCATAACGGATGTGAATGACAACTCTCCTCAGATACTATACCCCGCCCCGGAGGGGAAATCCTTCATGACCGAACTGGTCCCCAAAGCTGCGCATGGGGGCTCTCTGGTTTCCAAGGTGATAGCTGTGGACGCGGACTCCGGCCAGAATGCCTGGCTGTCCTATCATATATTCAAATCAACTGATACGGGACTTTTCACTATTGGTCTCCACAGTGGAGAGATCAGGACACAGCGGGACATTTCTGAATCAGACAGCATGAAACAGAACCTCATTGTGTCAGTGAAAGATAACggacagccctctctctctgccacctgtACAATTTATTTAGTGATTTCTGATAACTTGGCTGAAGTACCAGAACTGAAAGATGTATCTTATGATGAGAGCAATTCCAAACTCACCTCTTATCTGATCATCGCGCTGGTGTCTGTCTCCACCTTTTTCATCACCTTCATTATTGTAATCCTGGCGGTGAGGTTTTGCCGCAGGAGAAAGCCCAGACTGTTGTTTGATGGAGCGGTCGCCATCCCCAGCGCGTATCTCCCTCCCAACTACGCAGAGGTGGATGGCGCTGGAACTCTCCGCAGCACATACAATTATGACGCATACCTGACGACGGGATCGCGCACAAGTGACTTCAAGTTCGTCACATCTTACAATGACAACACACTACCCGCGGACCAGACTCTGAGAAAAATTCCTACAGACTTTGCTGATGATCTTGAAGATTCCGATGTGTCCCCAAAGGTAGGTCTTTACCGTTAA
- the LOC110504427 gene encoding protocadherin gamma-A12-like, whose product MGNKGISVTGLVCSVVFFILPLHSAYGDVSYSFPEEMKRGSVIGNIAKDLGLEASRLSARKARIDSEGNRKRYCDINLSNGDLNAAERIDRDGLCGKKASCVLNQELILENPLELHRITLHVQDINDNSPQFNDDMIDIEIRESAEKGSRFLLGEAHDADIGKNSVQIYTLEKNDKFVLSVESNNVELVLDEKLDREVKQDIKLLLTAMDGGSPKRSGTVVIHVTVLDANDNAPVFNQAVYKASLPENSALDTVAVTVSATDADEGVNGEVTYDFDHISDDDKKIFSIDRKGGIIKVIGSVDFEEVPSFELRVKAKDGLGLASYAKVIIEMTDVNDNAPVIYLKSLTSPIPENASPGTEVGIINVQDRDSENNRQVRCSIQQNLPFKLVPSIKNYYSLVTTGELDRELVSDYNITITATDEGSPPLSSSKSVQLSVADVNDNPPVFEEQSYKAHVTETNRPGSSLCSVTARDPDWRQNGTVIYSLLPGEVNGVPVSSLLSVNGDTGVIHAVRSFDYEQFRSFKVHVVARDNGSPPLSSNVTVSVFITDVNDNSPQILYPAPEGISFMTELVPKAAHGGSLVSKVIAVDADSGQNAWLSYHILKSTDPGLFTIGLHSGEIRTQRDISESDSMKQNLIVSVKDNGQPSLSATCTMYLVISDNLAEVPELKDVSYDESNSKLTSYLIIALVSVSTFFLTFIIVILAVRFCRRRKPRLLFDGAVAIPSAYLPPNYAEVDGTGTVRSTYNYDAYLTTGSRTSDFKFLTSYNENTLPADQTMRKTPTDFSEDLDDSEGSPEVGF is encoded by the coding sequence ATGGGAAACAAAGGAATATCGGTGACAGGTCTGGTCTGCAGCGTTGTTTTCTTTATTCTACCGCTGCACTCCGCCTATGGAGACGTGAGCTATTCTTTTCCGGAGGAGATGAAACGCGGATCTGTTATTGGAAATATAGCCAAGGACCTCGGGCTGGAGGCGAGCAGACTATCCGCTCGTAAGGCCCGTATTGATAGCGAAGGGAACCGCAAACGGTATTGTGACATTAATCTGAGTAACGGAGATTTAAATGCTGCCGAAAGGattgacagagatgggctttGTGGCAAGAAGGCTTCGTGCGTTTTAAACCAGGAACTGATATTGGAGAATCCTTTGGAGCTGCACCGCATTACTCTTCATGTTCAAGATATTAATGACAATTCGCCACAATTTAATGATGACATGATAGATATAGAGATAAGAGAATCCGCGGAGAAAGGATCTCGTTTTTTATTAGGAGAGGCTCATGACGCGGACATAGGGAAGAACTCAGTTCAAATATACACTCTAGAAAAGAATGACAAATTTGTGTTGTCCGTTGAGAGTAACAATGTTGAGCTTGTTCTAGATGAAAAGCTTGACCGTGAAGTAAAGCAGGATATTAAATTATTGCTTACAGCGATGGACGGAGGCTCTCCGAAGAGATCAGGTACTGTAGTCATACACGTCACTGTACTGGATGCTAATGATAACGCCCCAGTGTTTAACCAGGCGGTCTATAAAGCCAGTCTGCCTGAAAACTCTGCTTTAGATACTGTAGCTGTTACAGTGAGTGCTACGGATGCAGATGAGGGAGTTAATGGAGAGGTGACATATGATTTCGATCACATTTCAGATgatgataaaaaaatattttctataGACCGTAAGGGAGGAATAATTAAAGTTATCGGTTCTGTTGACTTTGAAGAGGTTCCGTCCTTTGAGCTGCGCGTGAAAGCGAAGGACGGTTTAGGTTTAGCATCATATGCCAAAGTGATAATAGAAATGACTGATGTTAATGACAACGCTCCTGTGATATATCTCAAATCTCTAACTAGCCCCATACCTGAGAACGCGTCACCTGGTACAGAGGTGGGCATCATTAACGTGCAGGACAGAGACTCTGAGAATAACCGACAGGTCCGCTGCTCCATTCAGCAAAACCTTCCCTTTAAGCTGGTGCCATCCATCAAAAACTACTATTCTCTGGTGACCACGGGCGAACTGGACCGGGAACTAGTGTCTGATTACAACATTACAATCACTGCCACCGACGAGGGCTCTccacctctgtcctcctctaAAAGTGTTCAGTTATCTGTAGCTGACGTCAACGACAACCCACCTGTGTTTGAGGAACAGTCCTATAAAGCCCACGTGACTGAAACTAATAGACCCGGGTCTTCCCTGTGTTCCGTTACAGCACGAGACCCAGACTGGAGACAGAACGGAACAGTGATTTATTCTCTCTTACCTGGTGAGGTGAACGGTGTCCCAGTGTCCTCGTTATTATCCGTTAACGGAGACACGGGGGTGATCCACGCTGTGAGGTCGTTTGATTATGAACAGTTCAGGAGTTTTAAAGTCCACGTGGTGGCCAGAGACAACGGTTCTCCTCCGCTCAGCAGCAACGTCACGGTCAGTGTGTTCATAACGGATGTGAATGACAACTCTCCTCAGATTCTGTATCCCGCCCCGGAGGGGATCTCCTTCATGACGGAGTTGGTCCCCAAAGCTGCGCACGGGGGCTCTCTGGTTTCAAAGGTGATAGCTGTGGACGCAGACTCCGGCCAGAACGCCTGGCTGTCCTATCACATACTCAAATCCACAGATCCGGGACTTTTCACTATTGGTCTCCACAGTGGAGAGATCAGGACACAGCGGGACATTTCTGAATCTGACAGCATGAAACAGAACCTCATTGTGTCAGTGAAAGATAACggacagccctctctctctgccacctgtACCATGTATTTAGTGATTTCTGATAACTTGGCTGAAGTGCCAGAACTGAAAGATGTCTCTTATGATGAGAGCAATTCCAAACTCACCTCTTATCTGATCATCGCGCTGGTGTCTGTCTCCACCTTTTTCCTCACCTTCATCATTGTCATCCTGGCCGTAAGGTTTTGCCGCAGGAGAAAGCCTAGACTGTTGTTTGACGGAGCGGTCGCCATCCCCAGTGCGTATCTCCCTCCCAACTACGCAGAGGTGGATGGCACAGGAACTGTCCGCAGTACTTACAATTATGACGCATACCTGACGACGGGTTCGCGAACAAGTGACTTCAAGTTCCTCACATCGTACAACGAAAACACACTGCCCGCGGACCAGACTATGAGAAAAACTCCAACCGACTTTTCTGAAGATCTTGACGACTCGGAAGGGTCCCCAGAGGTAGGCTTTTAA